The sequence AGTACACTTTCGACCGTTTCCTTGCCATGGACCAGCACCTTAAGCTCATAGCGCTTCTTGCCGCTCACCGCCGAAAAACGGCTCGTATCGCCGACCGTGAGGGGCATCGTGCGCACGTAGTAGAACGCCGACATGATGCTGTGCTCCATGCCCTGGATGGCGACCGCAGTATCGGCGGAGCGTTTGGTCTTGCGGGTTTTCATGTCGGTGAACACGGTGTCCGAAAGCCAGGCCTTTTCACCCTTGCGGTCGAAACGGATAACAGAGGTGTTGTGGAACGTGCCCTCGTGCAGGCGCTTGCGGAAGACTTCGGTCATGAGTCCCTTGTTACGCACGCGGGTGTACACCGTATCGTTTACCGGGTAGATTCGATTGATGGTCTTGTTGCCCGTCGCATGCGTCAAGAACTCCGTCTTGCCGCCAGCAATCGGCTTGACCTCGAGAGTCGCAGTACCAGCCGTAATGAACCCCCAACCAAGGCTGAAGGTCAGCTTTTCTCCCTTCATCCAGGGTGCATTCACCTCGGGAAGGTTGGGCTCACCGGCATAGGCGAAAGACAGCGCAAAGAGCAGCGCCGCGGTTAGACGAGAGACGAGAGAGGAAGGACGAGAGAGCATGAGTGTGTTCGGAGTTCAGAATTCAGAGTTCGGAATTAAAATAGTCGCGGCAAAGCCGCCTATTTTTACAATTCCGAATTCCGAAATCCGAATTCATAATTTTTGCAGGCTTACCCTTCGATATCCCCGAGGCCCTTGCGGTAAGCGACGAGTTTCTCACGGACTGCAGGGTCTGCGATGGCGACGATGTGGGCAGCGAGGTAACCGGCATTCTTGCCGTTGCCGATGCCGACTGTTGCCACCGGGATTCCCGGGGGCATCTGCACGATGGAGTGCAGGGCATCGACGCCGTTGAGCGGGCCGCCGGCGCAGGGCAGGCCGATAACGGGAAGGATGGTGTGCCCTGCGAGCACGCCCGGGAGGGCTGCAGCGAGGCCAGCAACACCGATGAGGACCTGGAGGCCTCGCCCGGCGGCTTCGCGAGCATACTTCGCGGTGGCGTTCGGGGTGCGGTGTGCGGAGAGAATGTTGAATTCCCACACGATGCCGAAGGCGTCGAGCACCGCGGTGATCTTGTCTACAGTTTCCTGGTCGGACTTGCTACCCGCAACGATACCGACCTTAGCATTTTCTTTTAAGTCCATTTTTGAATCCTTTTAAACTAATCCCTTCAGGCCTGGATTGCTTCGTCGTTTCACTCCTCGCAATGACGCTCAGAAAACTTTTTCCTTGCTAGTTCCTCACATGCATGTCATTGCGAGCGAAGCGAAGCAATCTCTAGCCAATTTTCCTTATTTCGCGAGTCTTGCAAGGCCCTTCTTGCCGATGTCCTTGCGGTAGAACTTGCCTTCGAACTGAACCTTTTCGGCGGCTTCGTAAGCGATATCGAGAGCGGCCTGAAGCGTTTCGCCATGGCCCACCACGCCGAACACGCGGCCACCGTTCGTGACCAGTTTGCCGTCCACCATCTTGGTACCGGCGTGGAGCACCTGGGCGCCGTTCTTTTCGGCTTCTTCGATACCCGTCACGACCTTGCCCTTTTCGTAGGAGCCCGGATAGCCCGCGCTTGCGAGCACGACGATTGCGGAGCTGCCCTTCGGAGCCTTCGGAGCACCGAGCTTCGCAAGTTCGCCCTTTTCGGCAGCGTCGAACAAAGCGAGCACATCGCCGTCGTAGAGCGGGAGCACAATCTGGCATTCGGGGTCACCGAGGCGGCAGTTGTATTCCACGACCTTCGGGCCCTTTGCCGTTACCATGATGCCCACATAGAGCACGCCCGTGTAAGGCTTGCCTTCGGCGGCCATGCCCTTGAGGGTCGGTTCGATAATCGTCTTCTTCACGACCTCGAGGAGAGCATCCGTCACCACCGGAGCCGGGCTGTAGGCGCCCATGCCACCCGTGTTCGGGCCCTTGTCATCGTCAAAGACGCGCTTGTGGTCCTGGGCCGAAGAGAGAATCACGTAGTCCTTGCCGTCGCAAACCACGAAGATGGAGGCTTCTTCGCCGTCCATGAATTCTTCAATCACGACCGTCTTGCCGGATTCGCCGAAGACGGCCTTGTCGCCGAGCATTTCTTCCACAGCGTCGTTCGCTTCCTTGTCGGTCATGCAGACGATGGCGCCCTTGCCCGCAGCGAGGCCCGACGCCTTCACCACGATCGGAGCCGGGTGTTCGGCGAGGAACTTCTTCGCGGAGGCGAGATCGGTGAAGGTCTCGAAGGCGGCCGTCGGCACGTTGTACTTCTTCATGATATCCTTGCTGAAGGCCTTGGAGCCTTCGAGCGCGGCAGCAGCCGCAGTCGGACCGAAAGCACGCAGCCCGCGACGGCGGAATTCATCCACCACGCCCGCGACCAGCGGAATTTCGGGGCCGATGACCGCGAGGTCAATCTTTTCGGCCACGGCGAGGTCAGCGATCGCACCAGGGTCAGCCACATCCACCGGCACGCACTTGCCAAGGTTTGCCATGCCCGGATTGCCCGGAGCGCACACGAGAGTGTCGCACAGCGGCGACTTCTTGACTGCAAGAGCGATGGCATGTTCGCGACCACCGCTACCAACGACGAGAATATTCATATAGCGTATCCTTTACTGTTACGGAGGATAATTTAGAAAAATGCGGGGAACGAGAAAAAAACACCCACGCGACAAACCCTTAATTCATAATCTCCCAATGGCCGTCTTTTAGCAATACGCAGGGTTAAGCCCCGCTTTTTACTAATTGTATGATGTCGGCGTTGGCAAAATGGTTCTCGACAATCTCTGAAACCTTAGCTCTTTGCTTTACTTCTTTTCTTTAAGTTTCCGTATTGCTCAATAAACTGTTCCTTTTGCATTTCAATCTCGCGGGCCAGAATTTCCTTAGAAGGAATGTAGGTCAGATATTGTGCTGCATACATGCGTTTATTTGTTGCAAGTGTTGAAAAACGAGCAACATCGGCATTAGTGTCGGAGCAGAGAATTATGCCAATTGTCGGGTTATCTCCTTCGGTCTTTTTGATTCAAAATCGCATTTTCCAACGTTGACTCAGTCACCGCTGCATCCTGATTTACTCCAAGAAATTCTGCAATCAAAGGATTCTTGATAAACTCCGAACGCTCCTTCTGATAATCGGCCGTCATTTTTTTCATTTCCTTGACAACGGTAGCCCTTTTAGCCTTGGGAGTTTGCATTAACCGATAGTAATATTGAGACGCAATATTCCGCTTTAGGGTGCGATAATCCCATTGCTGCGAAGCGGCTTCCTGCATATACCACGTTCGAGCATCGATGTCATTGACACGCATAAGGCATTCGTAATGGCTCCATGACAATTGGGTAGGCAGAGCCTGCCTTATTTCCTCACTTTCAAAAAGGGCAGGCAATGCCTGCCCTTTTGCAGCAATCGCTTTCTTAAACTCTACAGGCAGAGTTTGAAATACCTGTAAACCCTGAAAATTAAGATAAAATTTCCTATAACTTTTTAACGATGCGATCGAGAAACCCTTTCCGAATTCAGCAGTTAAATTTTCGGAAGCCGTTTCAACAACATGTTTCCCATAATCAGCTCTAGCCTTTCCCTGCTGTTCCTGTTCCACAATTCGCCAGCCCAGTAGCCAATTGCAGGCGACCTGCATCAGATTTGCCGCACGAAAACTCATATTCCGTGCCGTAGAAACGATGCTCTTCAAATCCGTTATGAAGTCGGCGTTGAGGTTCGCGTTGCTCTTTGACGAAGCGAGTTTCTTTTTAGACATAGTGGCCCCTTTGAAAAAAAGAAAAACATTTGACAATCATCAAATGCCTTTCGGAGCCTGCACTATTAGGAACCGCAGCTGAAATGTAGATAATATTGGGATTCTGGCAAGGGGCTTAAGGAAATTTTACACTAGGCTCAGCCGCAGTTGTTCGGAAATTCCGAACAACTGACGAGACTAAATTTTTTCCAGCTCGTCTCTCATGGCGGAGCGATTCTTGAACCGCGACAGCCAAGATATTCTTGGCTCCGTCATTGTTTACAAACAGGCGTTGCCTTTCGATTCGCTCGAAAAGATTCAGCATGTCATTCGTGAAATAGCGCGCATCTCGGTAAGCGATAAGGCCACCGTCGCAATACCTGCGGACGATGCTATCGAACTGGACGGTAAGATCCTCAAGTTTTAGTGGTTGCATGGTTCGGGTTTCCATGGCTCTTTAGACAATTCTTCCGCAACTTGCGGAAAATTTTTGCGGATACAATTACGCTTCCGATTCACCGATTAGAAAATCTCCTTTGATTAATACGAGAACTTCGCGTGGATTCATGATTGCACAATCTACTTAGCACGGCGCAATACGTATTTTCCCTTGCCTGCGCCCACAACAGGTTCCACTATATTTAGCGTTTTCATCCGCTTTATAAGATTGGTCGCAGTAGCCGGAGCACACTTTAAGATATCCACAATATCGCCAGCACCAAAAACTTGATTTATTTGGATTTCGTTCACAAGTTGCAATATTTTATCCCTTACCGAGGCATTCAACTTAGCATCTAAAATCTCAGATTTGAGCTGAGCAATCCCTAAGTTTTCGCCATCAATCCCTAAGTTTTCGCCATCAATCCCTAAGTTTTCGCCATCAATCCCTAAGTTTTTCGACCCAAATCCCGAATTTTTAACGATAGCCTTCAAAATGAAAGCATCCTGCCGATATTCTGGTTTCGGCAATCCCTGCGCCTCCATTTCCCGACACATGCGATCAACACCTTCCCCAAAATCCTTCACATACTTGTAGTCCTTCAGGTATTCCGCAATATGCGAATTACGGGCAAAATGAGCGTTTCTGATCGTTTCTATCTTCACTTGGCTCGGAAGGTTCCCCGGAGACTCGACAACAAGATGGTCATCGAACATTTTTATCTGGATTTCCGTCCCCCGAATGGAATAATCTCTATGGGTCACAGCATTGACAATAAGTTCAGTACGGACAAATTCAGGATACTCCTGCTCCGTCGTGAAGATTCCTCCCTTAGTCAGATAAGTCCGTTCCTTAATCTGCGTCTGGATATAGGCGACAGCCTTCTGAACTTGTTCAAGAATCCGCCCCTCAAATGTTACGTCCTTAACAACATTCATTTCCGCACCGAATTTTTCCTCGATTCCCTCATAACGGATGAAACGCACTCTTGCACGCGGGAAGAACAACTGCGGGTTTTTGCCAAAAAGAAGTACTGCGGCAACACTCAAATGAACAACACCCTCTTTTACTTTAGCAAAGTTCTTATTATGCAACAGATACTCACGCGGAGACTTAGAATAGCCGATTAAATTCAAATATTCTTTGAGATAAGCCTCATCAATATCATCATAACCGGATTCCGGCACAAGAACATCTTCAAACGAACGCAGGCCCTTGTCGAAACTGAGAGTCATACGGTCATCGTAAGACAAAATCTTAGACTTGTCGCCAATTCGCAAATAAGCATCATGGGCCTGATTTTCGTGAACGAACGGACTTGCTTCGATATGGAATACCAGTACATGGTTCGCGTGCCCCTTATAATCAACGCACTCAACAAATTCGTGAGCGAAAGGGACTGTCGGCATACAGAAATCCATCGGGACTCGCAACAGCTCATTTACTTCGCGTTTGTGATGATCGACACCCTCTATTCTACGAGTCTTGTCCGAAATTCCAACAACGAGAATCCCGCCATCCGCATTGGCGAACGCACAGACATGGTTCGAAAAATCGCGCGGAGCAATATTGACGCTCTTGCGGTCAAAAGTCTGAGATTCTTCCATTGCAAGGATTTCTTCTATACGCATATTTTTCCTCTAGGCGTTAAAATAGATTTTTAGACGGGCGAGGGCAATAGGTTGAACTGTTACTCATTTTTCAATTCCTTTCTATCCTTATTCTTCCAAAAAATGAGGCCGTTCCGGGCGCCTCCGGCAACGAGGGCAGCAGCCATTGACGGGACCACGGGGTGACCCAGCCGTTCGTCGTTGTGCGCGACGGGCTAATTTGCTGGATGCAACGCAAGGCAGAGACGCTGGCCGAAGAAACGATTCCGTCCACCTCGATTCCGTCGGAACAGATTTTTCCTTCGAAATGCGCCTTTGGTTTGCCCTTCGGGCCATAATCGAAATGCACGACATCGCCCACGATCAAAAGCCCCGCCTTCACAATCTCGTACAAAGCATTGCTCTTGTCTGTTGCCTTCAAGGACTCCTTTTCCTGCGTCAATTCCAAATCCGGGAAGTCGTAAAGCACCTCACCCTTGCCGTTCATATATTTTTCGATATGCTGAATCTGCACATCGACCTTCTGCATCGAAGCCCATTCCTCAAGGTCGCTCGGAGAATAGTCTATCGGCAAAGAGACAATCGGGTCCTTTTCCAGAATCTTCTGGACAAAACCGTGCACATGGATTTGCTGGATTTTCAGGTCGGATTCAAGAAGCTTCGAGAACTCCTTCTGCTTTCCGATTTCTGCAATGCAAAGTTCCGTAATCTTGTTCTTCGTCTCGCGATTCATCACCGCGACAAGCTGCTTGCTGACTTGCGGAGCAATATGCCCCCACGTTTCGTGGTCGCCGCGTTCCACCTCCAAGATGAACCATCGGTTTCCCTTGAAATCTACGATGATGCCATCGGGAACAGTCCCCTTGCCGCCAGAAGTCCGGATTAAACTTTTCGGCAGCAAGATGGAATAGTCTCCGAAGAGAAGCTTGAAGTTGCGGGCGACAACCTTCTCGACCTCTTCTTCGGTCTTGAATTGAACCTTGGAATAGAATGTGCCAGTGGGAGTGAAAAGCATGGGTAACCTTCTAATGGAACAAAAAAATTATTGATAGGTTACACGACCAACATCATCTATCGTAATTACATTCTGTTTTTGCAATTGGTCAATCACGCGGTCAATCTCTTCATCTGTAATCCCACCTCGGAAATTGAACATATCCTTGATGAAACTAGTTAAAGATTTTCTTTTCCCGGGCTTTGACTTTCGAATTCGCTCAACAATATTGGGAAATTCAGCAGCAAACCTTGCTGTTGATGAGTTCTGTTCCTCCTCTTCTTTTCGAGCCATTTGCAACATTGTCTGTGCAAGATGGAGTTTATCGCGATAAGAAAGAGATTTGGCTAAAGATTCAACTTCTTGATAGGTCATTATAACAAATCCTCTCATAATCATCTTTTATGTGCAATACGTCTTGTTTTAAATCATCAAATGGTTTATCCTTCCACTCATTATAACATCTCAAAGCAATTCTTGAAGGAAGAGACTTATTAAAACCATTTTGTTCACTTTTGAAAATAAGATTAAACTCACAATAGCACTGTTTTAAGGGTATACCCAAAATAAATGACATTTTTTCCAACGCTCCTGAAATAGTTCCAAAATTCATTGCTTCGACAGCCCGCTTTTTGAATTTTGAAAGAAAAAAAACCACTAGAGAAACGTTCCGATTACTAAGCGCAGTATTTGCATATCTAAATTTATTTTTTTTGCTTAGCCAATCTTTCAACGGCACATAAGTGTTGTTATTGAGGCCATGATATCCAACATATAAAACATCTTCATTAGATTCAATACCACACATACTTTTATCCCAAATAAACGGATATAAACCAACATATTCATTTTCGTTAAAATTGCCCATTTTTTCATTCCGATTACTCATTACCAAAAATGCAAGATGTCCCCTTAAGCTTTTGGAATCCCCTAAGCCCAACTCCCAATTACACCATTTTGACATAAAAGATTTTTTTGTACCAACAAAAATAAACCTATCAGCACTTTTTATTTTTTTTATTAATTTATCAGCCGTATCTGCATTCGTCGCTGAAGGCATTAAAGGATCGAATGCGTCTATATAAACATTTACATTATACGCTTTCTTCAAAAAACGCGCTACAGAGTATGCATATTTAAGGTCTTCATGAGCATGAGACAAAAAAACAGTTACATTTGACTCATTATAATCATTATTTAAGTCGTCATTTATTTTTTCATAAAATTTCAATTTTTCTTCGTCTTTGATTCTTCTGTCACCATATTTTCGAACACCGAATTTAATGTCTTGCATTCTTTTATTTTGAGATTCGACATAACATTTATAAACATCATTAAGAGAATCAATTTTCAAATCAAAAATTTCGTTTAAATGGACATCATTATTCAAGCACATAGTAGACTTTTCTATAATTACCCTTTATAAGATTGAACATCATTAACTATTTCAAGTACGCAATCAACCAATTCTGCTTTATTCTTCACATAATCTAACTCTCCTAATTTTTTTAATTTAGTCTTCAAAAAATCTGAATTGTAGCCAAATTCTTCCATTTCTTTGCAGATTTCATTCCAAATGACGTTCGTCATTCCACCTGTTGATCCAATTGGTATTATAAAGAGTCCTTTTTGATGAGCTATGTCAAATTCTTTTTTTACTCCATCCGCATTAACAACTTCCTTCTTTTCATTTATTTTTCGTCCAAAAAGAACTATTTGTATACCAGACTCATCACACATTTCTTCTCTATAAGATTTCCAAAGGCGTTCTTTTTCCGCCATGTTTGCAATATTACGAGGAAACGGGTGCATTATAAGGTATTTTGAACTAGATGATGCTGAATATTTTTCATATGCAGTCCGTAAACACGCGGTAATAACAGCACTACCTACTCCAAGACCATAGCCTGATACAATCTGATTTTCTTTTCCTACCAAAGATGACGTCAAATCACTTATAAAAGAGTCGATATCATTTGTACGTTTTTTATAATCATCATCAGACTCATCAATTTCCCGACAATATGATCCTGAAATGAATATACGATTTCTTTTGGCATATTTAGAAAGATCTCGCAACAATTGAGGTATTTCCTTAAAATCATTAATTTCTATAGATGTAATATTGTAATTTTTTTTCAAATCTTCTTTAAACAACTCATATTCTACTTCTCGATCTTTTTTATCTTGCGTACAAATAATCCAGAAATGTTCCGGCATGTTATCTTTTGTTAAAGAATGTCTTAACTCTGCTAAAATATATTTAACATCAGGATCTTTAAAACTAAATCCTGCAAAAATAAAAGTTTTTCTTATAAGAGCTGTTTTTAAAGCGTATATAAAATTTTTTTTATTTTCAAAAAAATCTTCATAATCGGAACTTGTAATCACACAATTTTCGGGATCACAATAATCCCCATGAACTTTATATATAGGAATAGCGCCCTTTTTCTCTTTTTCCAATAAATCCTTATTATTCACAATTACACATGGCTCTTTTTTATTTTCACGCAACGCATTTTCTATCATCGGATCATAATTTGTTGTCCAAATTTCGGACACATCTAACTTGGCTAATTCTTTCTGATTATCAGAAATTACCCCTTTTGAAAAGCCCTCTCTTATAGCCTCATTTATTTTTTTTCTCCCTTCAGGCTGATTTGCCACAAATTGAGCAAATTGTATAAGATCTTCATTTCCTATATAATTACCATCTTTATCTTTTTTGAGCTTTAAATTCAAAGGGGAAATTAAGGGTTCAATCAAACCATTCCAATCAACCAACTTACATGGAACAGAAAAACCAGCCCCAATGTAAAACGCCAATTCGCCTGATTGAAGTCGATTTACAAGTTTATTAAAAATTGTTGGTTCCATAACAGACTTCTCCTATTTTTTCATTCATCATCTTTGTGTAAACAAGGAAGTTTTCCATCAAGCCATGCTTTAAATTTAACATAACAAGCCTCGTTATCATTTACCCATAGAGTCAACTCATCTGAACCCTTTTTTGGATTTTCAGATATGTAAGGATAAATCCCTAAATATTCTTGTCCTTGATAAACATCAGAACTAGACGTTCCTCTTATTAAAGGACAAATAGCAACTCTTCCCTTTAACCCATCCATTAGTCCTAATTCCCATGGCATCCATTTAGAACTTGGAGCGTTTTCGGAGGTTACATAAAAAAGACATTTGCAATTTTTCATCCGGTTTTTAATAACATTTGCAGTTTCTTTTGTCACGCTAGTACGATCTAATGTATTATCTTCAATCCAGTCAACATATATTTCATAACCATATTGCTTTTTCAAATATTTTACCAATCCCGCAACAGCTATTCGATCCTTATAGCTATGAGACAGAAAAATATCATACTTTTTTAAATCATCAAACTGAGAAAAACAATACATCTCAGAATTGAGTCTAACAGATTCTTGTGCAGCACTTTCAACAATTGTACCGCGACTTTCACGTGCAATTTTTTCAAAACGATTAATATTAAATAAAGCCATTCTTTAACCTCTCACCTTAATTGCTTTTTCAACCCAATCTTCTAAATGTTCTGCAATGTCATTGTATGCATCGTTAGGATTTGGATTATAACATGGTACCACAGAAGATAATGGATTACCATTTTCAAAGAATATTTTATCAAAGGGATTATCACCCATATTAGAAAACCCCATATAACCATATCGACAAAGCAAAGGATCTTTTATACGATGGATGTATATTCCAAAAACACCCATTCCCTTATTCCATGCTCGTCGAATTTCGTAGTCAACCCAAGGTCTTTCCGAGGTATGTTCCCCCACAAGGACAATCAAACACGAGCGATACTGCATATTGGCATCAATCCAGCGACGAATGGCCTCGTCTCCACCTTTCTTTACTTCTTCCCAATCATTATCAGATACAGCCGTATTTCCTTCAATAGCCCCAATATTACGAATTTGAGCAACTCGACGAGAATCTTGCTTATAGTGGAAACTATAAAAGACTTGACGTTTCATACTTTACCACCCTATTTTTAATAGTTTTTATAAAGCCAATTCAAAGCTTTTTCCCATTTCGTTTTTGCGATAGCCATTTCTTCTCCATAACCTTCACAAAGCATACCCGCACATTTCATTATACGCTTCAACCTATCCGAATAAGGATTCATGAAATTTGATTGCCAATTTTCAAGATCATCCTTTACAAGAGAAATAGGTCTTTTGTATGGTATTGGGTAAAATATTTTTAGACTTTCATCACAACGTTTTGAAAACATTCCTGCGTGTACTTTCGCTATCTCTTGGGGCAAAGATTTCCTGTTTCGGTTTTCTCTTATCGTATCAACAGTTGCCAATTCATGAAAGATCCAAGGCGAAAATGTCCCCTTTTGCGTATCTTGAATGGATATAGATTCTGATGATTTTAAAAATATAAAGCACTCTGAATAATCAATCATTTGAGTTAATGCGTGACTAAGCATCATATGAACATGAGCGGTACTATAATTTATTTTCTTATAATCATATTTTCCATATTCATCCTTACTAAATTTTGCGTCTATTTTTTTTTGCAAATCAGCAATACAGCCCCACAAATCAGAATCAATAAACGCATTTAATTCGAAATTTCTCTTTAACCATTGAGCAAATTTTCGCACATTTAATTTATTCTGGCCCGAATGAGATAAAAAAACGGGAAATTCAGCAGAAGGAAAGAATAAATCGCACAACTCTTTAGCGTTCAAAAATGCTTTTTTAGCACTAAGAATATTTTCTAACGTTTCTATAATCTTAGAGGTTTTAACATCATCATAAATAGACAATGATGATTCATTCTTAATTAAAGGGGCAATATTTTCTAAATCCAATACATATGCTCTAAACATAAAACATCTCCATTTATATTATCTTTTCTCCACGGCTTCGATTTCTGCGGTATCGGCAATGTCGTAGAGTTGATAGACGATTTCGTTCACGCGTTTTTCTAATTCCGTTGTGTCTTCACCGTTTTTCTTGGCGAAAATGATTTGGTCGGCGAGGGTGGCGAGTTGCTGCAGGAGTTCCGTGTTGTTTAGGGGGATGCGGAGGTTTTCGAAGTAGGCTTTGCGGATTTCACGGGTGCCGCCCATGAGTTCGGGGCAGTTGTACCATATCCAGAGTTTGACGAGGTTCGAGTTAAAGATTGCAAGAAGGGCTTTCAGTAAGTTATAGCCACTAGGAGAGGAGATTCCCGCCTTCGCGGGAATGACATCGCCGGATGTTTCTGCACTGGATTGCTTCGCTTCGTTCGCAATGACGTTTTCCGTTCCCTTTGGCAAATTCTGCGAATTGTCCTTTTCTGTAATGATAAAAGATTTGTCGTTGCCGAAAGAGCCGGTTTCGTCATAGGTGAACGGGAATACCGAAGTCATATTCGGGTACATGATTTTTGGTTTGGCAAATTCTTTATAATAATCAGCAGCCCAACGCTGTAATGCATACCATTCGTAGCGAATGCCTGTTTCGGCCTTGTTTCGTGCTGAGAGTTTTTCTTTGTAACTCAGCAGATGTTTGTAAACAGCGGGATATTCCCTTTCAAATTCAGTCTCGGCCTCTTTGGAACACCCGACAATGTTCGGATTCAAATGTAACGGGAAATGCCACGGAACGAATAATATATATTGATCTTCCTTTTCCGTCCTCCAAGCATCAATATCTCGCCCACGTAATAACGGCTTTATTATTTCAGCACTTTTCGCATCTTCAGAAATTAATTTCTCTCTTGTTTTGCCATCAATAAAGAAAGCATCATTATAACCTGTCTTTAAGCCGTAATTAATTGTAATCGGCATATCTTTCAGAGCCGTGCCGACGTTCATTTTCTGCAATACGGAATCGTGGAGTTTGTTGCGGATGCTCCATTCGCTTGCTCCGAAATTTTCTGTCGAGAACTCGAATGTCGCAGCCTTGACTTCTTTTTCGAATTCGCCGTGATAGATCTTGCTGTTCAGTGAGCACGCCAAAACGGGCATCTTGTCGCCGGACTTTTGCGATACGAATATGCACACGTAAATGGTCGCATCGGCAAAGAACTGAACATCGCCAAAGTTGAGAATTTTCTTGAGCGAGGTCTGGCTCATGAATCGCCGCAGTTCCTTGCCGTAATCCACGAGCATCCACTTGTTCGGCATGATGAACGAGAAATATCCGTTCTTTTTCAGCAGGCTGTAGGCGCGTTCCACAAAAAGGCAATAAAGGTCTGCAGACTTGTTATAGCAACTGTAATCGCGTTTGCTGTAGACGTCGCTCATTTCGCCTATGCTCTGGAGCTGCACATACGGCGGGTTTCCAATAATTGCATCAAAGCCAACAAAGCGACCTTTTTCGTCCAAAACTTCTGGAAATTCGAACATCCATTCGAGCGAGTTGGAAAAATCGATGGTATTACCCGCAGAACCCTTGTATTCGTCAAACATTTCAATCTGTCCGTCTTCAACCATTCGGCTCTTGAGCGACGCAATCTTGTGCCGGAGCATCATCTTGGAACTCTGCGACTTGCCCGTTTTGTATTCCTGCACAAGCTGTCTGTATTCAATAAGGCTATTCTTGAGGCTGTCCCGTTTGCGGTCGGCTCGTTCATCACGAGTAAGATAATCCGCAATCAAGCGTCCGTTCTGCACGGGGTATTTGCTCAGCAGCGAATCGCCGACTTTGATATTGATGTCGATGTTCGGGAGTGTCTGAAGTTGTTTGTAGCCGCTTTCCTTGGTGTAGTAGGCGTTCTTCAAAAGTTCAATCCAAAGGCGCAAACGGCAGATATTCACGCTGTTGGGGTTCAAGTCAACACCGAAAAGGCATTTCTCGATAATGCGGCGTTTCTCGTTGAACAAGGCTTCTTGATACCGCTGGCTTTCTTCGTTGCCCGGTTTGTATTCAAACGGTTCGCCCTCGTCATCAACAACAGAAAGTTCGTCGTTATCCACTTTCAAAATCAGGTCGCGACGTTTGATGCGTTTGCCGTCTGCATCGCATAGAATGTTCAATTCCGATTTGATTGCAAGCAGGCGATTA comes from Fibrobacter sp. UWH4 and encodes:
- a CDS encoding toll/interleukin-1 receptor domain-containing protein; the encoded protein is MKIDSLNDVYKCYVESQNKRMQDIKFGVRKYGDRRIKDEEKLKFYEKINDDLNNDYNESNVTVFLSHAHEDLKYAYSVARFLKKAYNVNVYIDAFDPLMPSATNADTADKLIKKIKSADRFIFVGTKKSFMSKWCNWELGLGDSKSLRGHLAFLVMSNRNEKMGNFNENEYVGLYPFIWDKSMCGIESNEDVLYVGYHGLNNNTYVPLKDWLSKKNKFRYANTALSNRNVSLVVFFLSKFKKRAVEAMNFGTISGALEKMSFILGIPLKQCYCEFNLIFKSEQNGFNKSLPSRIALRCYNEWKDKPFDDLKQDVLHIKDDYERICYNDLSRS
- a CDS encoding SIR2 family protein — translated: MEPTIFNKLVNRLQSGELAFYIGAGFSVPCKLVDWNGLIEPLISPLNLKLKKDKDGNYIGNEDLIQFAQFVANQPEGRKKINEAIREGFSKGVISDNQKELAKLDVSEIWTTNYDPMIENALRENKKEPCVIVNNKDLLEKEKKGAIPIYKVHGDYCDPENCVITSSDYEDFFENKKNFIYALKTALIRKTFIFAGFSFKDPDVKYILAELRHSLTKDNMPEHFWIICTQDKKDREVEYELFKEDLKKNYNITSIEINDFKEIPQLLRDLSKYAKRNRIFISGSYCREIDESDDDYKKRTNDIDSFISDLTSSLVGKENQIVSGYGLGVGSAVITACLRTAYEKYSASSSSKYLIMHPFPRNIANMAEKERLWKSYREEMCDESGIQIVLFGRKINEKKEVVNADGVKKEFDIAHQKGLFIIPIGSTGGMTNVIWNEICKEMEEFGYNSDFLKTKLKKLGELDYVKNKAELVDCVLEIVNDVQSYKG
- a CDS encoding TIR domain-containing protein; this encodes MALFNINRFEKIARESRGTIVESAAQESVRLNSEMYCFSQFDDLKKYDIFLSHSYKDRIAVAGLVKYLKKQYGYEIYVDWIEDNTLDRTSVTKETANVIKNRMKNCKCLFYVTSENAPSSKWMPWELGLMDGLKGRVAICPLIRGTSSSDVYQGQEYLGIYPYISENPKKGSDELTLWVNDNEACYVKFKAWLDGKLPCLHKDDE
- a CDS encoding TIR domain-containing protein, translated to MKRQVFYSFHYKQDSRRVAQIRNIGAIEGNTAVSDNDWEEVKKGGDEAIRRWIDANMQYRSCLIVLVGEHTSERPWVDYEIRRAWNKGMGVFGIYIHRIKDPLLCRYGYMGFSNMGDNPFDKIFFENGNPLSSVVPCYNPNPNDAYNDIAEHLEDWVEKAIKVRG